A single region of the Selenomonas sp. oral taxon 920 genome encodes:
- the atpE gene encoding F0F1 ATP synthase subunit C, translating into MENAIMVAGALIGAGLCFGLAAIGAGIGDGLVTGRFIEGLARQPEAGGVLFTRTLISVGLIEALAIIGVVFGIIMLYANPLIH; encoded by the coding sequence ATGGAAAACGCAATCATGGTCGCAGGCGCTCTTATCGGTGCGGGTCTCTGCTTTGGTCTTGCCGCGATCGGCGCGGGCATCGGTGACGGTCTTGTCACGGGCCGCTTCATCGAGGGTCTGGCACGTCAGCCGGAGGCGGGCGGCGTTCTCTTTACGCGTACGCTGATCTCGGTCGGTCTGATCGAGGCGCTTGCCATCATCGGCGTCGTTTTCGGCATTATCATGCTCTATGCAAATCCGCTGATTCACTAA
- a CDS encoding F0F1 ATP synthase subunit delta, with product MLNMELARKYARAIFELACEDNALQEYGADLAKVQQLYHDCPELKAYLCNPNIQPEDKKSLLKEVFEGGVRETVLNFLLLLIDKRRMMVFDAISAIFGQLSNEKLGIAVADVTTVEPLAPAQLQELTAKLESVTGKQVTLREHRDPSLIGGVVVRIGDRRIDGSIKGRLAAMTAELMAN from the coding sequence ATGCTGAACATGGAACTTGCACGCAAGTACGCACGCGCGATCTTTGAACTTGCCTGCGAGGACAATGCACTGCAGGAATACGGCGCGGATCTCGCGAAGGTGCAGCAGCTCTATCACGACTGCCCGGAGCTGAAGGCGTATCTCTGCAACCCGAACATCCAGCCGGAGGACAAGAAGTCCCTCCTGAAGGAGGTGTTCGAGGGCGGTGTGCGCGAGACGGTGCTGAACTTCCTCCTGCTGCTCATCGACAAGCGGCGCATGATGGTGTTCGACGCGATCAGCGCGATTTTCGGACAGCTCTCGAACGAGAAGCTTGGCATCGCCGTGGCGGATGTCACGACGGTGGAGCCTCTCGCACCCGCACAGCTGCAGGAGCTGACGGCAAAGCTCGAGAGCGTCACGGGCAAGCAGGTAACTCTACGCGAGCACCGCGATCCCTCGCTCATCGGCGGCGTGGTGGTGCGCATCGGCGACCGCCGCATCGACGGCAGCATCAAGGGACGTCTCGCAGCAATGACGGCAGAGTTAATGGCGAACTAG
- a CDS encoding LPP20 family lipoprotein: protein MHVVKSIALAVIMLALAVCTVGTSEAAAKWDGGSIRVVGLGIAPIGTSGPQAEALARRAAVSDAYRQLAEQVNGVNVDAMTTVENLMLVNTTVRTHVSALIKGAAIVEEAQQRDGSYTVTIDLPVYGAASLASTIFAPNKVPEAWTPPTSVYTPYTPQTTYDTTGYGTYDRTQTWGNTAGTATAPTPLHPTTPAVIPNPLRPDAPAVTAPAAPTEPAPLRPSHPAPQTSTMPSVPAPAVQTPAAPAPAAQTPIAPAAQPAEIIPTGQAVGGYTGVIIDCTGLGLRPVMSPVIKAENGRPIYGYKNLDSDKIIQNGMASYARSEADAARAGTNPLRLRAVSVDGNANPVLSANDANRLLLENSASGFLDATNVVFLR from the coding sequence ATGCACGTTGTAAAATCCATCGCTCTCGCCGTGATCATGCTCGCGCTTGCCGTCTGCACGGTTGGCACGAGTGAGGCGGCGGCCAAGTGGGACGGCGGCAGCATCCGCGTTGTCGGCCTCGGCATCGCGCCCATCGGCACGAGTGGGCCGCAGGCAGAGGCACTTGCCCGACGCGCTGCGGTCAGCGATGCCTACCGCCAGCTCGCCGAACAGGTGAACGGCGTGAACGTCGACGCCATGACGACCGTCGAGAATCTGATGCTCGTGAACACGACCGTCCGCACCCATGTGAGTGCACTCATCAAGGGTGCCGCCATCGTCGAAGAAGCACAGCAGCGTGACGGCTCCTACACGGTGACCATCGACCTGCCCGTCTACGGTGCTGCCTCGCTTGCGAGCACAATCTTTGCTCCGAACAAGGTACCTGAGGCATGGACACCGCCCACGAGCGTTTACACCCCCTACACGCCGCAGACCACCTACGACACCACGGGCTACGGCACGTATGACCGCACGCAGACGTGGGGCAATACGGCAGGCACAGCGACAGCACCTACGCCGCTCCACCCGACAACACCTGCGGTCATCCCGAATCCACTCCGTCCGGATGCACCCGCAGTGACGGCACCCGCTGCACCGACGGAGCCCGCGCCGCTTCGTCCGTCGCATCCGGCACCGCAGACCTCGACGATGCCCTCCGTTCCCGCACCTGCAGTGCAAACGCCCGCCGCTCCTGCGCCCGCAGCACAGACACCGATCGCTCCTGCAGCACAGCCTGCCGAGATCATTCCCACGGGTCAGGCAGTCGGCGGCTACACAGGTGTCATCATCGACTGCACGGGACTCGGTCTGCGCCCCGTCATGAGCCCTGTCATCAAGGCAGAGAACGGCCGTCCGATCTACGGCTACAAGAACCTCGACAGTGACAAGATCATCCAGAACGGTATGGCATCCTATGCTCGCAGTGAGGCGGATGCCGCACGCGCGGGCACAAATCCGCTGCGTCTGCGTGCCGTCAGCGTCGACGGCAATGCGAACCCCGTCCTCTCCGCGAACGATGCGAACCGCCTCCTCCTCGAGAACAGTGCGAGCGGCTTCCTCGACGCGACGAACGTGGTATTCCTGCGCTGA
- the atpF gene encoding F0F1 ATP synthase subunit B — translation MSEITQGLIDLNGTLPVQIINFLILVALLRAVAYKPIVRMMDERRAKIAESIEKADADAAAAEATLNEYKAQLAAARTKAQEIVDLAEKRASEDREAKLQATKHEIEQMKKAAELQMERERAHAVEQLKAEVVALSLAAAGKIIQKNLEAKDNDAIIGEFIAKLDANKIGDAPC, via the coding sequence TTGAGCGAAATTACGCAAGGGCTGATTGATCTCAACGGGACGCTGCCTGTCCAAATCATCAACTTCCTGATTCTCGTTGCACTCCTGCGCGCAGTGGCGTATAAGCCGATCGTCCGCATGATGGATGAGCGCAGAGCCAAGATCGCCGAGAGCATCGAAAAGGCGGACGCAGATGCGGCTGCTGCCGAGGCGACGCTGAACGAGTACAAGGCACAGCTTGCCGCCGCGCGCACAAAGGCACAGGAGATTGTTGATCTCGCCGAGAAGCGCGCCAGCGAGGATCGTGAGGCGAAACTGCAGGCGACGAAGCATGAGATCGAGCAGATGAAGAAGGCTGCAGAGCTGCAGATGGAGCGCGAGCGCGCCCATGCGGTTGAGCAGCTGAAGGCTGAGGTTGTCGCCCTGTCGCTCGCTGCGGCGGGCAAGATCATCCAGAAGAATCTGGAGGCGAAGGACAACGATGCCATCATTGGCGAGTTTATCGCAAAACTCGACGCAAACAAGATTGGTGATGCGCCATGCTGA
- a CDS encoding F0F1 ATP synthase subunit epsilon, with protein MATIKLEIVSPDRMVYAADIDMLIARSTGGEIGILPKHIPLVTGLQPHAMKIHVDAKEQLIAVAGGFMEVTPEKITVLATAAEEPIDIDINRAQRAYERAQERLRLLRESPETEGSIIDEQRASLALKRAAARLQTAKAQTPGA; from the coding sequence ATGGCGACCATCAAGCTGGAGATTGTATCTCCCGACCGCATGGTCTACGCCGCCGATATCGACATGCTCATCGCCCGCTCCACGGGCGGCGAGATCGGCATCCTGCCGAAGCACATCCCCCTCGTCACGGGACTTCAGCCGCATGCCATGAAGATTCATGTCGACGCCAAGGAACAGCTCATTGCTGTGGCGGGCGGCTTCATGGAGGTCACACCCGAGAAGATCACCGTTCTCGCAACCGCTGCGGAGGAGCCGATCGACATCGACATCAACCGCGCACAGCGTGCCTACGAGCGCGCACAGGAACGCCTGCGTCTCCTGCGCGAGAGCCCTGAGACCGAGGGAAGCATCATCGACGAACAGCGTGCCTCCCTTGCTCTTAAGCGCGCCGCAGCGCGTCTGCAGACCGCAAAGGCACAGACGCCCGGAGCGTAA
- a CDS encoding TOBE domain-containing protein: MKLSARNQLKGKVVSIEKGAVNGIVGIELKGGDVVTATISLNSIKELGLEVGKDAYAVIKATSVMVGVDHHHN, from the coding sequence ATGAAACTCAGTGCACGCAATCAGCTCAAGGGCAAGGTTGTCTCCATCGAGAAGGGTGCCGTCAACGGCATCGTCGGCATCGAGCTGAAGGGCGGCGACGTCGTCACCGCAACAATCAGCCTGAACTCCATCAAAGAGCTCGGTCTTGAGGTCGGCAAGGATGCGTACGCGGTCATCAAGGCAACGTCCGTCATGGTCGGCGTCGATCACCACCACAACTAA
- a CDS encoding DUF4198 domain-containing protein — MKKKLLAAALGAAMGLGMYAVPADAHGVFYANRLDQKALVLGEGPLDNAYSPDCVQRIDAYDVNFQPTTVERVDTDKNVLIVPSDNLGVTATFFDYGYFAKTTDGKVIPTRDFSDIENLKAVTYAYKYNVHYWNEAVKPAGIYNVPIQIVPEVNPLTLRRGDTLRLRIYKDGQPYANAPVIADVLGDLTNEMQADANGEISVRIANNGLNVIGVEVGFPTDNPIVTKKIFSSLSFIIPAE, encoded by the coding sequence ATGAAGAAAAAACTTTTGGCAGCAGCACTCGGCGCGGCAATGGGGCTTGGAATGTATGCAGTGCCGGCAGATGCACACGGCGTGTTCTATGCGAACCGTCTGGATCAGAAGGCGCTCGTCCTCGGTGAGGGGCCGCTTGATAATGCCTACAGCCCCGACTGCGTGCAGCGCATTGATGCCTATGACGTGAATTTCCAGCCGACGACAGTCGAGCGCGTGGACACGGACAAGAACGTACTCATCGTGCCGAGCGATAATCTCGGCGTGACGGCGACGTTCTTTGACTACGGCTATTTTGCAAAGACGACGGACGGCAAGGTGATCCCGACGCGTGATTTCTCGGACATCGAGAATCTCAAGGCAGTGACCTATGCCTACAAGTACAATGTGCACTACTGGAACGAGGCCGTGAAGCCGGCGGGCATCTACAATGTGCCGATCCAGATTGTGCCCGAGGTGAATCCGCTGACGCTGCGCCGCGGCGATACGCTCCGTCTGCGCATCTATAAGGATGGTCAGCCGTATGCGAATGCGCCCGTGATCGCGGATGTGCTTGGCGACCTCACCAATGAGATGCAGGCAGATGCGAACGGCGAAATCTCTGTGCGCATTGCAAACAACGGGCTCAATGTCATCGGCGTTGAGGTCGGATTCCCGACGGACAATCCGATCGTGACGAAGAAGATCTTCAGCTCCCTCTCGTTCATCATCCCGGCAGAGTAA
- the atpD gene encoding F0F1 ATP synthase subunit beta, with the protein MAKGKVVQVIGPVVDIEFPAGELPEILNAIKVTGKAADQEINLTVEVMQHLGDSVTRCIAMSSTDGLMRGMEADDTGAPIKVPVGEATLGRVFNVLGEPVDHNPEPVGNKESWPIHRPAPKFDDQETSTQILETGIKVVDLIAPYSRGGKIGLFGGAGVGKTVLIMELIHNIATEHGGYSVFAGVGERTREGNDLWSEMTESGVIDKTALVYGQMNEPPGARMRVALTGLTMAEYFRDVQGQDVLLFVDNIFRFIQAGSEVSALLGRMPSAVGYQPTLTTDVGALQERITTTKKGSITSVQAVYVPADDLTDPAPAATFTHLDATTVLSRQIAELGIYPAVDPLDSTSRILDPHVIGQEHYEVARGVQAVLQKYKELQDIIAILGMEELSDEDKLTVSRARKIQRFLSQPFAVAEVFTGSPGKYVALKDTIRGFREILDGKYDELPEAAFYMVGGIEEAIEKAKKLKEEE; encoded by the coding sequence TTGGCAAAAGGTAAAGTCGTACAGGTCATTGGACCTGTCGTAGATATTGAGTTTCCGGCGGGCGAACTGCCGGAGATTCTGAACGCCATCAAGGTCACGGGCAAGGCGGCCGACCAGGAGATCAATCTCACGGTCGAGGTCATGCAGCATCTCGGCGACAGCGTCACGCGCTGCATCGCCATGAGCTCCACCGACGGCCTGATGCGCGGCATGGAGGCCGACGATACGGGCGCACCAATCAAGGTGCCCGTCGGCGAGGCAACCCTCGGACGCGTCTTCAACGTCCTCGGCGAGCCGGTTGACCACAACCCCGAGCCCGTCGGCAACAAGGAGAGCTGGCCGATCCACCGTCCCGCACCGAAGTTCGACGATCAGGAGACATCGACCCAGATCCTCGAGACGGGCATCAAGGTCGTCGATCTGATCGCTCCGTACTCGCGCGGCGGAAAAATCGGTCTCTTCGGCGGCGCAGGCGTCGGCAAGACCGTTCTCATCATGGAGCTCATCCACAACATCGCGACCGAGCACGGCGGCTACTCCGTCTTTGCGGGTGTCGGCGAGCGTACGCGTGAGGGCAATGACCTCTGGTCGGAGATGACCGAGTCGGGCGTTATCGACAAGACCGCGCTCGTCTACGGTCAGATGAACGAGCCGCCCGGAGCGCGTATGCGCGTGGCACTGACGGGTCTGACGATGGCGGAGTACTTCCGCGACGTGCAGGGGCAGGACGTGCTGCTCTTCGTTGACAACATCTTCCGCTTCATCCAGGCAGGTTCCGAGGTCTCGGCTCTGCTCGGACGTATGCCGTCCGCCGTTGGCTACCAGCCGACGCTGACGACCGACGTCGGCGCACTGCAGGAGCGTATCACCACGACGAAGAAGGGCTCGATCACGTCCGTGCAGGCGGTCTATGTCCCTGCGGACGACCTGACCGACCCCGCACCGGCTGCGACGTTCACCCATCTGGATGCAACCACGGTTCTCTCGCGTCAGATCGCCGAGCTCGGCATCTACCCCGCCGTCGATCCGCTCGACTCCACCTCGCGTATCCTCGACCCGCATGTCATCGGGCAGGAGCACTACGAGGTTGCGCGCGGTGTACAGGCGGTGCTCCAGAAGTACAAGGAGCTGCAGGACATCATCGCCATCCTCGGCATGGAGGAACTCTCCGACGAGGATAAGCTGACCGTCTCGCGTGCGCGCAAGATCCAGCGCTTCCTCTCGCAGCCGTTCGCGGTTGCAGAGGTCTTTACGGGATCGCCCGGCAAGTACGTTGCACTGAAGGACACGATCCGCGGCTTCCGCGAGATCCTCGACGGCAAGTACGACGAACTTCCCGAGGCTGCCTTCTACATGGTCGGCGGCATCGAAGAGGCGATCGAAAAGGCGAAGAAGCTCAAAGAGGAGGAGTAA
- the atpG gene encoding ATP synthase F1 subunit gamma, producing the protein MANLQDIRRRIRSVKSIQQITNAMDMVATSRLRRAKEAANNNRPYAEKTAAVIRSVAAAASGVSHPLLEKHSEGKRLILVMAADKGLAGAYSSNALKTAMTLVEDKANTQIVAVGRKSRDFFKNRGFDIVHQHVGISERPKARNAQKLARVLISAFEEGGVKEVYMVYTRFVSAITCVPEIVKLLPFEAESENAAHAQAQYIYEPNAEEVLGALLPQYLFTTIYAALLQSAASELSSRMNAMSNATDNAGELIGKLDLFYNKVRQAGITNEINEIVGGAEALK; encoded by the coding sequence ATGGCAAATTTACAGGACATCCGTCGGCGCATCCGCAGCGTCAAGAGCATCCAGCAGATCACAAACGCCATGGACATGGTCGCGACCTCGCGTCTGCGCCGTGCAAAGGAAGCCGCGAACAACAACCGTCCCTACGCCGAAAAGACCGCTGCGGTCATTCGGAGCGTGGCGGCGGCGGCAAGCGGTGTCTCGCATCCGCTGCTCGAAAAGCACAGTGAGGGCAAGCGTCTGATCCTCGTGATGGCGGCGGACAAAGGTCTCGCGGGTGCGTATTCCAGCAATGCTCTCAAGACGGCGATGACGCTCGTCGAGGACAAGGCGAACACGCAGATTGTCGCAGTCGGACGCAAGTCACGCGATTTCTTCAAGAACCGCGGCTTTGATATCGTGCACCAGCATGTCGGCATCAGTGAGCGCCCGAAGGCGCGCAATGCGCAGAAGCTGGCACGGGTTCTCATCAGCGCGTTTGAAGAGGGCGGCGTGAAAGAAGTCTACATGGTCTACACACGCTTTGTGTCGGCGATCACCTGCGTGCCTGAGATCGTAAAGCTCCTCCCCTTTGAGGCAGAGAGCGAAAACGCGGCGCACGCGCAGGCACAGTACATCTATGAACCGAATGCCGAGGAGGTGCTCGGGGCACTGCTGCCGCAGTACCTGTTCACCACCATCTATGCGGCGCTCCTCCAGTCGGCGGCGAGCGAACTGAGTTCACGCATGAACGCAATGAGCAACGCGACCGACAACGCAGGCGAACTCATCGGGAAGCTCGACCTCTTCTACAACAAGGTACGTCAGGCGGGCATCACGAACGAGATCAACGAGATTGTCGGCGGCGCCGAGGCACTCAAGTGA
- the atpB gene encoding F0F1 ATP synthase subunit A — translation MHEIGVREAVQIAGFTFNSQTLVMTWISMVVVLFIGWLATRNLRVVPTSNWQMMMETVIEALHDQVEENMGPRGRGFLSTFIVSLFLFLLVSNWIGLIPTMASPTNDLNTTLGLALLVIVMMHVLGLAVKGMHYVAHFFQPVAPFIIINIVEEVAKPITLSFRLFGNILAGEILIHILLQLLGNGSTIPSVIWLAFSVFVGIVQALVFTMLSTAYIGAAIKTDDGH, via the coding sequence ATGCACGAAATCGGTGTTCGCGAGGCAGTGCAGATCGCCGGATTTACCTTCAATTCGCAGACCCTGGTGATGACGTGGATTTCGATGGTCGTCGTCCTCTTCATCGGCTGGCTCGCGACGCGCAACCTCAGGGTTGTGCCGACATCGAACTGGCAGATGATGATGGAGACGGTGATCGAAGCACTGCATGACCAGGTCGAGGAGAATATGGGCCCGCGCGGGCGTGGATTCCTGTCCACGTTCATCGTGTCGCTGTTCCTGTTCCTCCTCGTGTCGAATTGGATCGGTCTGATTCCGACGATGGCATCGCCGACAAACGATCTGAACACCACATTGGGACTGGCTCTGCTGGTCATTGTCATGATGCATGTGCTGGGGCTCGCGGTGAAGGGGATGCACTATGTGGCGCATTTCTTCCAGCCGGTCGCACCGTTCATCATCATCAACATTGTCGAGGAGGTCGCGAAACCGATCACGCTGTCGTTTCGTCTATTCGGCAACATTCTGGCAGGTGAAATTCTCATTCACATCCTGCTGCAGCTTCTCGGGAATGGCTCCACCATCCCCTCGGTGATCTGGCTGGCGTTCAGTGTGTTCGTCGGCATTGTGCAGGCGCTGGTCTTTACGATGCTCTCGACGGCGTACATCGGCGCTGCCATTAAGACTGATGACGGTCACTGA
- the atpA gene encoding F0F1 ATP synthase subunit alpha, with protein MKMNPEEITSIIKERIKNYDVDLNVNDVGTVLEVGDGIAHIYGLDKAMAGELLDFGNEVYGLVLNLEQESVGAVLLGGDTVIKEGDTVKRTGRIMQVPVGEAMIGRVVDALGRPIDGKGPIDTKEFRPVESPAPGIADRKSVHEPLQTGLKAIDALVPIGRGQRELIIGDRGTGKTAIAVDTILNQKGQNCICVYVAIGQKASTVARVVKTLEDGGAMEYTIVVAATAADSAPLQYLAPYAGVAMAEYFMYKGGHALCVYDDLSKHAAAYRAMSLLLRRPPGREAYPGDVFYLHSRLLERAAKLSDALGAGSITALPIIETLAGDLSAYIPTNVISITDGQIMLDTDSFYSGIRPAISVGLSVSRVGGSAQIKAMKQVAGTMRLDLAQYRELAAFAQFGSDLDKATKAQLDRGARMVETLKQAQYSPLSVAEQVLVIFTAVRGHLTDIPVNKVVTFHTDFLKFMRSSHPEIASAITSQQKLDDALEADITKAIAEFKDTISYKEA; from the coding sequence ATGAAAATGAATCCGGAAGAGATTACTTCCATTATCAAGGAACGAATCAAGAACTATGATGTCGATCTGAATGTGAACGATGTCGGTACGGTTCTTGAGGTCGGCGACGGTATTGCCCATATCTACGGGCTCGACAAGGCGATGGCAGGCGAGCTGCTGGACTTCGGCAACGAGGTCTACGGGCTCGTGCTGAACCTCGAGCAGGAGAGCGTCGGCGCGGTTCTGCTCGGCGGCGATACGGTCATCAAGGAAGGCGACACGGTCAAGCGCACGGGCCGCATCATGCAGGTGCCCGTGGGTGAGGCGATGATCGGCCGCGTTGTGGACGCGCTCGGTCGTCCGATCGACGGCAAGGGCCCCATCGACACGAAGGAGTTCCGTCCGGTCGAGTCGCCGGCACCCGGCATCGCGGACCGCAAGAGCGTTCATGAGCCGCTGCAGACGGGTCTGAAGGCAATCGACGCGCTTGTTCCGATTGGACGCGGACAGCGCGAGCTCATCATCGGCGACCGCGGCACGGGCAAGACGGCAATCGCTGTCGATACGATTCTGAACCAGAAGGGGCAGAACTGTATCTGCGTCTACGTCGCCATCGGTCAGAAGGCATCGACGGTCGCGCGCGTCGTCAAGACGCTCGAGGACGGCGGTGCGATGGAGTACACCATCGTCGTTGCCGCAACGGCTGCGGACAGCGCACCGCTGCAGTACCTCGCACCCTATGCGGGCGTTGCGATGGCGGAGTACTTCATGTACAAGGGCGGTCATGCGCTCTGCGTCTATGACGACCTCTCCAAGCACGCGGCTGCGTACCGCGCAATGTCGCTGCTGCTCCGCCGTCCGCCCGGACGCGAGGCATACCCCGGCGACGTGTTCTACTTACACTCCCGCCTCCTCGAGCGCGCGGCGAAGCTCTCCGACGCACTCGGTGCAGGCTCCATCACGGCACTGCCGATCATCGAGACGCTCGCGGGCGATCTCTCGGCGTACATTCCGACAAACGTTATCTCGATCACCGACGGTCAGATCATGCTGGACACCGACTCGTTCTACTCGGGTATCCGCCCGGCGATCAGCGTCGGTCTCTCGGTCTCCCGTGTCGGCGGCTCCGCACAGATCAAGGCGATGAAGCAGGTCGCAGGCACGATGCGTCTCGATCTGGCGCAGTACCGCGAGCTCGCGGCATTCGCGCAGTTTGGCTCGGATCTCGACAAGGCGACGAAGGCGCAGCTCGACCGCGGCGCACGCATGGTCGAGACGCTGAAGCAGGCGCAGTACAGCCCGCTCTCCGTTGCCGAGCAGGTGCTTGTCATCTTCACGGCGGTGCGCGGACACCTCACGGACATCCCCGTGAACAAGGTCGTCACGTTCCACACGGACTTCCTCAAGTTTATGCGTTCCTCGCATCCCGAGATCGCGTCGGCGATCACGTCGCAGCAGAAGCTCGACGATGCGCTTGAGGCGGACATCACGAAGGCGATTGCGGAGTTCAAGGACACCATCTCCTACAAAGAAGCGTAA